CGACGTGCTCAACAACGCGGTCGCGGGCATCGCCGAGATCATCAACGTCGATGGCCTCGTGAACGTCGACTTCGAGGACGTGAAGACGGTGATGGGCGAGCAGGGCAAGGCGATGATGGGCACGGCGACGGTCGCCGGCGTCGATCGCGCGCGCCTGGCTGCCGAGCAGGCGGTCGCGAGCCCGCTGCTCGAAGGCGTCGATCTGTCGGGCGCGCGCGGCGTGCTCGTCAACATCACGTCGAGCCGCTCGCTGCGTCTGTCGGAAACGCGCGAAGTGATGAACACGATCAAGAGCTACGCGGCCGACGACGCCACCGTGATCTTCGGCGCCGTGTACGACGACGCGATGGGCGACGCGCTGCGCGTGACCGTCGTCGCGACGGGCCTCGGCCGCGCGGCGAAGAAGCAGCAGTCGGCGCCGATGACGCTGCTGCGCACCGGCACGGACAACCAGCCGATCAGCGCGGCGCCGCAGGGCTACGCGGCTTCGCATCACGTGAGCACGGGCGACTACGGCGCGTTCGATACGCCGGCCGTGTGGCGCAATTCGCGCGAGACGGCCGCGTCGCACGTGCAGGCGCTGCAGGAGAAGGGTGTCGACACGTACGACATTCCGGCGTTCCTGCGCAAGCAGGCCGACTGACGCGCGCGCGAGGCAACGCGCCGCGCGGTATCGCGCGCGGCACGAGCCGACGTGACGGATGAAACGGCTGACGACAGGCCGCGTCGCTCGCGACGCCGGGCCGGGAAAGTCGCCCGCTTCGCTCGAGCGAGGCCGGGTTGGGCCGTGTCGTCTGTTGCGGACGTACGTATCGCTATGAAGGACCAGGCATGATTCAAGTGGGCGACACGCTGCCCGACGTGCAGATCTTCGAGTATCTCGACGACGCACGCGCGGGCTGCACGCTGGGGCCGAACGCCTTTGGCGTGCGCGAGCAGACGGCGGGCAAGCGCGTGGTGATCTTCGGATTGCCGGGCGCGTTCACGCCGACCTGCTCGGCGCAGCATGTGCCGGGCTACGTCGCGCAGGCCGAGCGGTTGCGCTCGGCGGGCATCGACGAGATCTGGTGCGTTGCCGTCAACGACGCATTCGTGATGGGCGCTTG
Above is a window of Burkholderia thailandensis E264 DNA encoding:
- the ftsZ gene encoding cell division protein FtsZ; this translates as MEFEMLETETNGTIIKVIGVGGAGGNAVQHMINKGVQGVDFVVMNTDAQALSRSRAPSVIQLGNTGLGAGAKPEMGRAAAEEARERIADALRGAHMVFITAGMGGGTGTGAAPVVAQIAKEMGILTVGVVSKPFEFEGGKRMRVAEAGSQQLEDHVDSLIVVLNDKLFEVMGDDAEMDKCFQCADDVLNNAVAGIAEIINVDGLVNVDFEDVKTVMGEQGKAMMGTATVAGVDRARLAAEQAVASPLLEGVDLSGARGVLVNITSSRSLRLSETREVMNTIKSYAADDATVIFGAVYDDAMGDALRVTVVATGLGRAAKKQQSAPMTLLRTGTDNQPISAAPQGYAASHHVSTGDYGAFDTPAVWRNSRETAASHVQALQEKGVDTYDIPAFLRKQAD
- a CDS encoding peroxiredoxin, giving the protein MIQVGDTLPDVQIFEYLDDARAGCTLGPNAFGVREQTAGKRVVIFGLPGAFTPTCSAQHVPGYVAQAERLRSAGIDEIWCVAVNDAFVMGAWGRDLHTAGKVRMMADGGAAFTHALGLTQDLSARGMGIRSRRYAMVVDDGVVKTLLVEAPGKFEVSDAASVLASLTR